In one Methanothrix sp. genomic region, the following are encoded:
- a CDS encoding IS1595 family transposase produces the protein MKTKGRGTYDTDKVQVIAIVERGGGLSIRPHRNVKSKVVLKRYLRDVDPDTIVYTDDYVSYNILPDDMHESVNHSIGEYSKGGGVHINTVEAEFSIYRPWMATFRGVSKKNLYLYTAHYQFIRLNREMNPVGRMLAMVKLLRILWLDTMFCHKFFIN, from the coding sequence TTGAAAACAAAGGGAAGAGGCACTTACGACACGGATAAGGTTCAAGTCATAGCAATCGTTGAAAGAGGCGGCGGACTGAGCATTCGACCGCATCGTAACGTCAAAAGTAAAGTCGTGTTGAAGCGGTATCTGAGGGATGTTGACCCGGATACAATCGTCTACACCGACGACTACGTCAGCTATAACATTCTGCCAGATGATATGCATGAAAGTGTGAACCATTCTATCGGCGAGTACAGCAAGGGTGGTGGAGTGCATATCAACACTGTGGAGGCGGAATTCTCTATCTATCGACCATGGATGGCAACGTTCAGAGGCGTATCCAAGAAGAACCTCTATCTGTACACAGCACACTACCAGTTCATCAGGCTGAACCGCGAGATGAACCCTGTTGGCAGAATGCTCGCTATGGTGAAACTCTTGCGCATCCTCTGGCTGGACACAATGTTCTGCCATAAGTTCTTTATAAACTGA
- a CDS encoding IS1595 family transposase, with the protein MNIESVPGEEECYKLLREMRWPACARCVYCGSEHVVRTGRWRDTPNQRYHCRSCDKWFNDKTGTIFQDTRLPLRVWFFVAFMLQFKVSILEISKTVGINYKSAYHMVKLLRSTVYGKNIGDKLRGVVEMDEAYVKAGSKGMEVIERTEETWLENKGKRHLRHG; encoded by the coding sequence ATGAACATAGAATCCGTGCCGGGTGAGGAAGAGTGTTACAAGCTGTTGCGTGAGATGAGATGGCCTGCTTGCGCCAGATGTGTGTATTGTGGTTCTGAGCATGTTGTGAGGACCGGTAGATGGCGTGATACACCAAATCAGCGATACCACTGCAGGAGTTGCGATAAGTGGTTCAACGACAAGACAGGAACAATATTTCAGGATACGAGGTTGCCTTTACGGGTGTGGTTCTTCGTTGCGTTTATGTTGCAATTCAAGGTGAGCATTCTCGAGATCTCGAAGACAGTTGGTATCAATTACAAGAGTGCATACCATATGGTCAAGCTGTTGAGATCCACTGTCTATGGCAAAAACATCGGAGATAAGCTTCGTGGAGTCGTTGAGATGGATGAGGCATATGTCAAAGCAGGTTCAAAAGGCATGGAAGTAATAGAGAGAACCGAGGAAACGTGGCTTGAAAACAAAGGGAAGAGGCACTTACGACACGGATAA
- the leuS gene encoding leucine--tRNA ligase codes for MLRKEYSAHEIEAKWQKIWEEEGVFHAEPDSRKKFFLTIPYPYLNGNLHAGHTRTFTIGDAIARYHRMLGENVLFPMAFHATGTPIVGLSELIANRDPLIWDVYTRLHGIPEEELEKLTTPEAIVDYFRKQAKLAMRSIGYSIDWRREFTTTDPAYNRFIEWQFGILREKGYVTKGSHPVRWCPNDQNPVEDHDILRGEDATILDFTLIKFRIDDRVLPCATLRPETVFGVTNLWVNPDVVHYVAKVNDEIWIVSPQAYHKLTFTDRSVEKIGEISGEELIGKKARNPVTGDEIIILPATFVDPDSGSGIVMSVPAHAPLDYLALRDLYDADLSRYGITEDIRNIKFISLISVPEYGEFPAVDAVNELGVKDQNDPKAEEATKLVYRREFHNGVLKEITGRYAGTPVHRIKDVLLQDLIDQGVAEIFYEFSETPVICRCGARCVVKMVRDQWFLEYSDPVWKSRVLECLAGMRIIPEDMRAEFINKIDWLKDKACARRKGLGTRLPWDREWLIESLADSTIYMAFYILAKYVNAGMKTDRLVPQFFDHIFLGKGSPEEVAALTGVDVETVRQIREDFEYWYPVDLRTSGKDLVANHLLFFLYHHVAIFPESLWPRAIAVNGFVSLEGQKMSKSRGPILTLKQAVAENGADVTRLYILANAEYTQDADWRNDGAQATRGQVERFYALAREIIERNDIDESAELTLIDRWMLSRLQRRIIETTDALNNIQTRRALQSAFYHMLNDLRWYERRGGRNQLRRILNVWVRLMAPFTPHICEEIWQNIGEGYVSRAPWPVPDTSLIDEQAERAEAYLEQTQRDIEEIIRVTKTKPGRIVLYTTPVWKKEMLRLALEVSKGGRLDMSALMKSAMSHPEIQSHKKDAPKYGGKLAKSAHALSGDVLALDEFEIISRERVYLSRAFGCPVEVYSADDPQYDPKGRAQNAEPGRPAIYIE; via the coding sequence ATGTTGCGTAAAGAGTATTCAGCGCATGAGATCGAGGCGAAGTGGCAGAAGATATGGGAGGAGGAGGGCGTATTTCACGCGGAGCCGGATTCGAGAAAGAAGTTCTTCCTGACGATACCATACCCATACCTGAACGGCAACCTTCACGCTGGACATACACGCACCTTTACGATAGGCGATGCCATAGCGCGTTACCACAGAATGCTGGGCGAGAACGTTCTCTTCCCGATGGCATTCCACGCGACAGGTACCCCGATAGTCGGGCTCAGCGAGCTGATCGCGAATCGTGATCCCCTGATATGGGATGTATACACCAGGCTGCACGGCATACCGGAGGAGGAGCTGGAGAAGCTCACAACTCCCGAGGCGATAGTCGATTACTTCAGGAAGCAGGCGAAGCTCGCCATGAGGAGCATAGGCTACTCCATAGACTGGAGGAGGGAGTTCACAACAACAGACCCAGCGTACAACAGGTTCATCGAGTGGCAGTTCGGAATACTCAGGGAGAAGGGATACGTCACCAAGGGCTCGCATCCTGTGAGATGGTGTCCCAACGATCAGAATCCCGTAGAGGATCACGATATACTGAGGGGAGAGGACGCGACGATACTTGACTTCACCCTGATAAAGTTCAGGATCGATGACAGGGTGCTCCCCTGTGCCACCCTCCGCCCTGAGACCGTCTTCGGAGTGACGAACCTCTGGGTTAATCCAGATGTCGTTCATTACGTGGCAAAGGTGAATGATGAGATATGGATAGTGAGCCCACAGGCGTATCACAAGCTCACATTCACTGACAGATCCGTTGAGAAGATCGGCGAGATCTCGGGGGAGGAGCTGATCGGGAAGAAGGCCAGGAATCCTGTAACCGGAGATGAGATCATCATCCTGCCAGCCACCTTCGTCGATCCCGACAGTGGCTCCGGAATAGTCATGTCCGTCCCCGCTCACGCGCCTCTGGATTACCTCGCGCTCAGGGATCTCTACGATGCGGATCTGAGCAGGTATGGCATAACAGAGGATATTCGCAATATAAAATTCATCTCCCTGATATCCGTGCCGGAGTATGGAGAGTTCCCGGCGGTGGATGCCGTTAACGAGCTGGGTGTGAAGGATCAGAACGATCCGAAAGCTGAGGAGGCGACGAAGCTCGTCTACCGCAGGGAGTTTCACAATGGCGTGCTGAAGGAGATCACCGGAAGATACGCCGGAACTCCGGTGCACAGGATAAAGGACGTCCTGCTCCAGGATCTCATAGATCAGGGTGTTGCAGAGATCTTTTACGAGTTCAGCGAGACTCCGGTTATCTGCAGGTGCGGGGCGAGATGTGTCGTCAAGATGGTCCGCGATCAGTGGTTCCTGGAGTACTCTGATCCCGTATGGAAGTCCAGGGTGCTGGAGTGTCTTGCCGGCATGCGGATCATTCCCGAGGATATGCGCGCGGAGTTCATCAACAAGATCGACTGGCTCAAGGACAAGGCGTGCGCAAGGCGAAAAGGTCTGGGGACCAGGCTTCCCTGGGACAGGGAGTGGCTGATCGAGTCGCTGGCTGACAGCACCATCTACATGGCTTTCTACATCCTGGCGAAGTATGTGAATGCGGGCATGAAGACAGACCGGCTGGTCCCGCAGTTCTTCGATCACATCTTCCTCGGAAAGGGCTCGCCTGAGGAGGTCGCAGCCCTCACAGGAGTGGACGTTGAGACTGTCAGACAGATACGCGAGGACTTCGAGTACTGGTATCCCGTGGATCTCAGAACCTCCGGAAAGGATCTGGTGGCAAACCACCTGCTCTTCTTCCTGTACCACCACGTGGCGATATTTCCGGAGAGCCTCTGGCCCAGGGCGATAGCCGTGAACGGGTTCGTCTCTCTGGAGGGCCAGAAGATGTCGAAGTCAAGAGGGCCGATACTCACGCTCAAGCAGGCTGTGGCAGAGAACGGAGCTGACGTCACCAGGCTGTACATACTTGCGAATGCAGAGTACACCCAGGATGCGGACTGGAGAAACGACGGCGCTCAGGCGACGCGCGGGCAGGTCGAGAGGTTCTACGCGCTCGCCAGGGAGATCATCGAGAGGAATGACATAGATGAGAGCGCGGAGCTGACACTGATCGACAGGTGGATGTTATCAAGACTGCAGCGCAGGATAATCGAGACGACAGATGCGCTGAACAACATCCAGACGAGAAGGGCGCTTCAGAGCGCGTTCTACCACATGCTCAACGATTTGAGGTGGTACGAGAGGAGAGGTGGAAGGAATCAGCTCCGCAGGATACTGAATGTGTGGGTCAGACTGATGGCACCGTTCACCCCTCACATCTGCGAGGAGATCTGGCAGAACATCGGCGAGGGATACGTCTCAAGGGCACCCTGGCCAGTTCCGGATACATCGCTCATAGATGAGCAGGCAGAGCGGGCAGAGGCCTACCTGGAGCAGACGCAGAGGGACATAGAGGAGATCATAAGGGTGACGAAGACAAAGCCCGGAAGGATCGTGCTTTACACAACCCCTGTATGGAAGAAGGAGATGCTCCGGCTGGCTCTTGAGGTCTCGAAGGGCGGGAGGCTTGACATGAGCGCTCTGATGAAATCCGCGATGAGCCATCCCGAGATCCAGAGCCACAAGAAGGATGCCCCAAAGTACGGTGGTAAGCTTGCGAAGTCGGCGCACGCGCTGAGCGGGGATGTGCTCGCACTGGACGAATTCGAGATTATTTCAAGGGAGAGGGTGTATCTCTCCCGGGCGTTCGGCTGCCCAGTTGAGGTCTACTCCGCGGACGATCCGCAGTACGACCCGAAGGGCAGGGCCCAGAATGCAGAGCCTGGAAGGCCTGCGATATACATAGAGTGA
- a CDS encoding LL-diaminopimelate aminotransferase produces MYADRIKSLPPYLFAEIDGIKRRARERGVDVIDLSVGDPDIPTPEHIVREMCEAVKRPANHQYPSYEGKIEFREAVAEWYRDLFGVELDPSTEILTLIGSKEGLAHAPLAFVNPGDRVLVPDPAYTVYSTAVMFAGGIPERMPLLKKNSFLPDLRSIRARLEDDPNWRPRMIFLNYPNNPTGAVAGSDFFRELVDLAREYGILVMHDNPYSEIYFDGRPPSILQAPGAKDVAVEFHSLSKTYNMTGWRIGMVSGSSRIIEGIGRVKSNIDSGNFGAVQDAGIAALRSPSEIVDGLRSVYRERIEILYSALSDIGLELSKPKATFYLWAWTGGDSREYAKMLLERTGIVVTPGVGFGEHGEGYIRLSVTQPTERIEMAAERLRNL; encoded by the coding sequence ATGTACGCTGATCGGATAAAATCCCTTCCTCCCTATCTGTTCGCAGAGATCGATGGAATCAAGAGGAGAGCGAGAGAGAGGGGCGTTGACGTCATAGATCTGAGCGTGGGCGACCCGGACATCCCAACGCCTGAGCATATCGTTAGAGAGATGTGTGAGGCTGTGAAGAGACCTGCAAACCATCAGTACCCATCTTACGAGGGAAAGATCGAGTTCAGAGAGGCAGTGGCTGAGTGGTATAGAGATCTCTTCGGTGTTGAGCTGGATCCCTCCACCGAGATACTGACACTCATAGGATCGAAGGAGGGGCTCGCGCATGCTCCGCTGGCGTTCGTAAACCCCGGTGACAGGGTCCTTGTCCCGGATCCCGCGTATACAGTTTACAGCACCGCGGTGATGTTTGCTGGTGGCATCCCTGAGAGGATGCCTCTCCTTAAGAAGAACTCATTTCTCCCTGATCTCAGAAGCATAAGGGCGAGGCTGGAGGATGACCCGAACTGGAGGCCCAGGATGATCTTTCTGAACTATCCGAACAATCCGACCGGCGCGGTAGCTGGATCTGATTTCTTCCGGGAGCTTGTGGACCTCGCCCGTGAGTACGGGATTCTGGTGATGCACGACAACCCCTACTCTGAGATATACTTCGACGGGCGGCCTCCCAGCATACTCCAGGCGCCCGGAGCTAAGGATGTGGCTGTTGAGTTTCATTCGCTTTCCAAGACGTACAACATGACCGGCTGGCGCATAGGCATGGTCTCGGGAAGCTCCAGGATCATCGAGGGCATCGGCAGGGTCAAGTCGAACATAGACTCCGGTAACTTCGGCGCGGTCCAGGACGCGGGAATAGCTGCGCTCAGAAGCCCGTCGGAGATCGTTGATGGGTTGAGGTCTGTATACAGGGAGAGGATTGAGATCCTCTACTCAGCGCTCTCTGATATCGGACTTGAGCTCTCGAAGCCGAAGGCGACTTTCTACCTCTGGGCGTGGACCGGCGGGGACTCCAGGGAGTACGCCAAGATGCTTCTCGAGAGGACTGGGATAGTCGTGACACCTGGCGTTGGATTCGGCGAGCATGGCGAAGGTTACATAAGGCTCTCTGTGACCCAGCCGACAGAGAGGATAGAGATGGCGGCTGAAAGGCTGAGGAATCTCTGA
- a CDS encoding ATP-dependent DNA helicase — protein sequence MLTIRDLTRWLPESVIELYEALGIEELYPPQADAIERGLLDGRNMIISVPTAAGKTLLAELAMLRGALSGKRALYIVPLRALASEKFDSFSRFSRLGLRIGISTGDFEKRDERLGRNDIIIATSEKADSLIRNGASWVRRIGVLVVDEIHLLDSANRGPTLEMTMTKLMHLNPEMQVIGLSATIANGREIADWIKGEIVSSDWRPVRLREGVLLEDRLVFPDGEIQLENRNRDPVLNLVLDTVDQGGQMLIFESTRRNAESMAQKLAGVLPESGETIEIAERLSGEGETSKRLSKCLRHGAAFHHAGLLPDQRRLIELGFRQNIIKVIACTPTLAAGLNLPARRVLIRSYKRYEAGLGTRPIPVMEYRQMAGRAGRPGLDPYGESLIMARSEDELHKLMDRYIMGEPEEIWSKLASERALRTHVLAAIASGFADSTDSLSRLMASTFYARQQDPSHLGETIDSVLGFLVRSDMIEEDLRPTPLGSLVSRLYLDPLSAVMMIQGIRGVRRPSELTLIHVITMTPDMELLFVQQSDNWLEDFISEHSSELGSEENLDWLLREVKTASMLMDWINEVHEDRIADRYNIGPGDVMRIAETAEWLMSALHRISKHMDLGVTYLAERLALRIHYGAGDDLLQLLELKGIGRVRARKLYQAGYRSLEDLKAADKTTLSEILGPKIAERVISQLRESDVRA from the coding sequence ATGCTCACGATCAGAGATCTGACCAGATGGCTGCCTGAGAGCGTCATAGAGCTTTACGAGGCCCTGGGGATAGAGGAGCTGTATCCGCCTCAGGCCGATGCGATAGAGCGCGGGCTTCTCGACGGCAGGAACATGATCATATCAGTGCCGACTGCAGCTGGAAAGACGCTTCTCGCGGAGCTTGCGATGCTCAGGGGCGCGCTCTCAGGAAAAAGGGCTCTCTACATAGTCCCGCTGCGCGCTCTGGCCTCGGAGAAGTTCGATAGCTTCAGCAGGTTCTCCAGGCTCGGCCTGAGGATAGGGATCAGCACCGGAGATTTTGAGAAAAGGGACGAGCGACTGGGCAGGAACGACATAATCATAGCGACATCCGAGAAGGCGGACTCTCTGATACGGAACGGAGCCTCCTGGGTGCGCAGGATCGGCGTTCTTGTTGTGGACGAGATTCACCTCCTGGACTCAGCAAACAGAGGGCCAACGCTGGAGATGACGATGACGAAGCTCATGCATCTCAATCCTGAGATGCAGGTGATCGGGCTCAGCGCGACGATAGCCAACGGAAGGGAGATCGCGGACTGGATAAAAGGGGAGATCGTCTCGAGCGACTGGCGGCCCGTACGGCTCCGGGAGGGTGTGCTGCTGGAGGACAGGCTGGTCTTTCCGGATGGGGAGATACAGCTCGAGAACCGGAACAGGGATCCTGTGCTGAACCTGGTTCTGGATACAGTTGATCAGGGCGGCCAGATGCTGATATTCGAGAGCACCAGGAGGAATGCTGAGTCGATGGCTCAGAAGCTCGCCGGAGTTCTCCCGGAATCCGGGGAGACGATCGAGATTGCCGAGAGGCTGAGCGGCGAGGGAGAGACCTCGAAGAGGCTCTCCAAATGCCTGAGGCATGGGGCAGCGTTCCATCATGCGGGTCTCCTTCCTGATCAGAGGCGACTGATAGAGCTCGGGTTCAGGCAGAATATCATAAAGGTCATAGCATGCACTCCCACCCTCGCGGCCGGACTGAACTTACCGGCGCGCAGGGTTCTCATAAGGAGTTACAAGAGATACGAAGCGGGTCTCGGAACCCGCCCGATTCCGGTCATGGAGTACAGACAGATGGCAGGAAGGGCTGGCAGGCCGGGACTTGATCCCTATGGTGAGTCGCTCATCATGGCCAGAAGCGAGGACGAGCTCCACAAGCTCATGGATCGCTACATAATGGGCGAGCCTGAGGAGATATGGTCGAAGCTGGCCAGCGAGAGAGCGCTTCGCACGCATGTACTTGCAGCAATTGCTTCCGGATTCGCGGATTCGACCGACTCCCTTAGCAGGCTCATGGCGTCCACATTCTACGCCCGCCAGCAGGATCCATCGCACCTGGGAGAGACCATAGATTCTGTTCTCGGGTTTCTTGTGAGGAGCGATATGATCGAGGAGGATCTAAGGCCAACACCCCTCGGCTCTCTTGTATCCAGACTGTATCTGGATCCGCTGAGCGCCGTGATGATGATCCAGGGAATCAGGGGTGTCCGCAGGCCCTCTGAGCTCACGCTCATACATGTGATAACGATGACTCCTGACATGGAGCTGCTGTTCGTTCAGCAGAGCGATAACTGGCTCGAGGATTTCATCTCCGAGCACTCATCAGAGCTCGGGAGCGAGGAGAATCTCGACTGGCTCCTCAGAGAGGTGAAGACCGCCTCCATGCTCATGGACTGGATAAATGAGGTTCATGAGGACAGGATCGCGGACAGGTACAACATCGGCCCGGGAGATGTCATGAGGATAGCTGAGACCGCGGAGTGGCTCATGAGCGCTCTGCACAGGATATCGAAGCATATGGATCTGGGAGTCACGTATCTGGCCGAGAGGCTGGCGCTCAGGATACACTACGGCGCAGGCGATGATCTCTTACAACTCCTGGAGCTCAAGGGCATAGGCAGGGTCAGGGCGCGGAAGCTCTACCAGGCAGGCTACAGGAGCCTGGAGGATCTAAAAGCAGCTGATAAAACCACACTTTCAGAGATCCTCGGCCCGAAGATTGCGGAAAGGGTCATATCACAGCTGAGGGAATCTGATGTCCGGGCATGA
- a CDS encoding UDP-2,3-diacylglucosamine diphosphatase, translated as MSVAVISDTHFGSTCSALSRRDNVDYLIWELWRYGDGIDEVVLLGDILDLWRVRMESAIRDASYFFRRLDELGVRVSYVVGNHDHHMTIIRQELSLLERAARGEPFTVYLPNLRWSMNLAGLKMTFHYPTYEMVMGGRRLLFTHGHHLDGIKSLPVQIFEGIRRLSGEPVLPADLERMMAYAYESIYRSCYLGEAVEIEESLWRVTGIFERVRSGVLRTLRYSPVESQYDAILRFIRERHPGRVDCFIYGDTHQAAIYRKDGDLLVANAGSLADGGDNTYLILTDDEIRLRGFGRQEPMMRMDV; from the coding sequence ATGTCAGTTGCTGTGATCTCTGATACACATTTCGGCTCAACATGCTCTGCTCTTTCAAGGCGCGATAATGTTGATTACCTCATATGGGAGCTCTGGAGGTACGGAGATGGCATCGATGAGGTTGTGCTTCTCGGCGATATCCTCGATCTCTGGAGGGTCCGGATGGAGAGCGCCATTCGCGATGCCAGCTATTTCTTCAGGCGGCTGGACGAGCTGGGCGTGAGAGTGAGCTATGTGGTGGGCAATCACGATCACCACATGACGATCATACGCCAGGAGCTCTCTCTTCTCGAGAGGGCCGCGAGGGGCGAGCCGTTCACAGTTTACCTTCCCAACCTGAGATGGTCGATGAATCTTGCTGGACTCAAGATGACATTCCATTATCCCACGTATGAGATGGTGATGGGGGGCAGACGCCTTCTTTTCACACACGGCCATCATCTGGATGGCATCAAATCGCTGCCTGTGCAGATATTCGAGGGCATACGCAGGCTATCGGGAGAGCCTGTGCTCCCGGCGGATCTCGAGAGGATGATGGCATATGCATATGAGAGCATCTACAGGTCCTGCTATCTGGGGGAGGCTGTGGAGATCGAGGAGTCGCTCTGGAGGGTCACGGGCATATTTGAGAGGGTGAGATCTGGAGTGCTCAGGACACTGAGATACAGCCCTGTTGAGTCTCAGTACGATGCCATCCTGAGGTTCATCAGAGAGCGACATCCAGGGAGGGTCGATTGTTTCATCTATGGAGATACGCACCAGGCTGCCATCTACAGAAAGGACGGGGATCTCCTGGTCGCAAACGCAGGCTCGCTCGCAGATGGTGGTGATAACACGTATCTAATACTCACAGATGATGAGATCCGGCTGCGAGGATTCGGCAGGCAGGAGCCGATGATGAGAATGGATGTTTGA
- a CDS encoding CBS domain-containing protein, with product MPARVMDLMSYPVLTVPPNAKVIDAIRLMASGPKGCVIVAEGGLLKEVKGIVTTSRIFKKVFAAGLDPEKVCVADIMTPAPLITISPEATTREAAELMVRHNIRRLPVVQDGALVGIITSKDLLRCVK from the coding sequence ATGCCTGCCAGGGTTATGGATTTGATGAGCTATCCGGTGCTCACAGTGCCGCCGAATGCGAAGGTCATAGATGCGATAAGACTGATGGCCAGCGGGCCGAAGGGCTGCGTGATCGTCGCAGAGGGCGGGCTCCTGAAGGAGGTAAAGGGCATAGTCACAACAAGTCGCATATTCAAAAAGGTCTTTGCAGCCGGATTGGACCCTGAGAAGGTCTGCGTGGCAGACATAATGACGCCAGCTCCGCTTATCACGATCTCTCCAGAAGCCACAACCAGAGAGGCGGCTGAGCTCATGGTGCGCCACAACATACGCCGCCTCCCAGTGGTCCAGGACGGCGCGCTTGTCGGTATCATCACCAGCAAGGACCTCCTGCGGTGCGTGAAGTGA
- a CDS encoding metallophosphoesterase codes for MRLICIADVHDASCRLGFLKGCSADLMVIAGDLHDDGRPEDAASVLDELSRFPQMKLIVPGNMDPRTFAEDLWRSHGLIPIHRSSFVLGNVGFVGMGGMVARNPRRIGDPTRYYHSDEDLYRTLTDLLRPLRDLERRVVVVHQPPRGVRDRLYNGELSGSVGLRRVIEEHQPDLVICGHIHEDRGASRLGDTLVVNVGEARMGYAALIDLDSLAVEWLMA; via the coding sequence ATGCGGCTGATCTGCATAGCCGATGTTCATGATGCATCCTGTCGACTGGGGTTTCTGAAAGGATGCTCTGCGGATCTGATGGTGATAGCAGGAGATCTTCACGATGACGGGAGACCGGAGGATGCTGCATCAGTTCTTGATGAGCTCTCCCGCTTTCCGCAGATGAAGCTAATAGTCCCTGGCAACATGGATCCCAGGACATTTGCTGAGGATCTCTGGCGCAGCCACGGTCTCATACCGATCCACCGATCCTCATTTGTGCTGGGGAATGTGGGGTTTGTGGGCATGGGCGGCATGGTGGCGAGGAACCCAAGGAGGATTGGCGACCCGACAAGGTACTACCACAGCGATGAGGATCTCTACCGCACACTTACCGATCTGCTTCGACCCCTCCGCGATCTCGAGCGGCGGGTGGTGGTGGTGCATCAGCCGCCGAGAGGTGTGAGGGATCGTCTGTACAACGGAGAGCTGTCTGGAAGCGTTGGTCTGCGCCGGGTGATCGAGGAGCATCAGCCGGATCTGGTTATATGCGGCCACATCCACGAGGATCGGGGTGCCTCGAGGCTCGGAGATACGCTGGTGGTTAATGTTGGAGAGGCGCGCATGGGATACGCTGCTCTGATAGATCTTGATAGTCTGGCTGTGGAATGGCTGATGGCATAA
- a CDS encoding DNRLRE domain-containing protein, whose protein sequence is MKLVYAMLMLFLLLGSAFAGTFTAGLDADTYVDRDSPDETFGDATTLWVASHAGEPVKIAYIGFINAFGNQGISSPDQVSTATLKLTVSEVEKAGVIKVYFVHGYISPELTWEDAPEAVENVSAEIEIDSPGEYTLDATDIVKEAVRTCTEGCPYGLKIVAEGDASIGLASSEASRGSTELKYVAGM, encoded by the coding sequence TTGAAGCTCGTCTATGCAATGCTGATGCTTTTCCTGCTGCTGGGGTCGGCCTTTGCGGGCACCTTCACGGCAGGTCTCGATGCTGATACATATGTGGACAGAGACAGCCCGGATGAGACGTTCGGGGATGCGACCACGCTGTGGGTAGCATCACACGCAGGGGAGCCGGTGAAGATCGCATACATCGGATTCATCAATGCGTTTGGCAATCAGGGTATATCCTCCCCGGATCAGGTCTCCACGGCAACACTGAAACTGACGGTCTCAGAAGTGGAGAAAGCTGGTGTCATAAAGGTGTACTTTGTCCATGGATATATCAGCCCTGAGCTCACATGGGAGGATGCCCCTGAGGCTGTGGAGAATGTATCCGCAGAAATCGAGATCGACTCCCCTGGTGAGTACACACTTGATGCCACCGACATAGTCAAGGAGGCGGTGAGGACATGCACAGAGGGATGCCCCTACGGTCTGAAGATCGTCGCTGAAGGGGACGCGTCGATCGGTCTGGCCTCATCTGAGGCATCGAGAGGCTCAACAGAGCTCAAGTATGTCGCCGGAATGTAG
- a CDS encoding TMEM165/GDT1 family protein, whose translation MLADLLIPFITIAIAEFGDKTQLSVLLLSTRTGRHLTLLTGVMSAFLIVDGFAILLGAWITEVVPANILKIISAAIFLLFGITTLRDLDGDGEEGRRFDDSPFLSGFLVIFLAEWGDKTQIASAIFATQYNPWMVLGGTMLALFMLSLSAIYLGRFILRYIKRRTISLAAGLIFVAMGVLLLLL comes from the coding sequence ATGCTTGCGGATCTTCTCATCCCCTTTATCACCATCGCCATTGCGGAATTCGGTGATAAAACACAGCTCTCTGTTCTCCTGCTGTCCACCAGGACAGGCAGACATCTGACGCTGCTCACAGGAGTGATGTCGGCCTTTCTCATCGTCGACGGGTTCGCAATACTTCTCGGCGCATGGATAACAGAAGTCGTTCCTGCGAACATTCTGAAGATCATCTCTGCGGCGATCTTCCTGCTTTTCGGGATAACCACGCTGAGGGATCTCGATGGAGATGGAGAGGAGGGCAGGAGGTTTGATGACAGCCCGTTCCTGTCAGGCTTTCTGGTCATATTTCTGGCTGAGTGGGGGGATAAGACACAGATCGCATCCGCGATATTCGCCACACAGTACAACCCGTGGATGGTTCTCGGCGGCACCATGCTCGCCCTCTTCATGCTCTCACTGAGCGCCATATACCTTGGGAGGTTCATACTGAGGTACATAAAACGGCGGACAATCTCCCTGGCAGCGGGGCTGATCTTCGTGGCAATGGGCGTGTTGCTTCTCCTGCTTTAG